In Sebaldella sp. S0638, a genomic segment contains:
- a CDS encoding TetR/AcrR family transcriptional regulator, whose amino-acid sequence MGDNETKNKIIAAAEELFKQKDYEDISIREICQLAGISIGAFYRYIGSKDKLFKIYHLKLGAESMKLVLERTDNKLPVEKIVIIIDIYLDFILYYGYKFVKYFLSLSLENEMFAAPPGALDTFLRVYISEAFEGGYFNSKYDIDYVYRVIYSSLRGATFDWCMNMGKNDLRADYTATLNILLDEFTKK is encoded by the coding sequence ATGGGTGATAATGAAACAAAGAATAAAATAATCGCAGCTGCTGAAGAATTATTCAAACAAAAAGACTACGAAGATATTTCCATCAGGGAAATCTGCCAGCTAGCCGGTATATCAATAGGAGCATTTTACCGTTATATAGGATCAAAAGATAAATTATTTAAGATATATCATCTGAAACTTGGAGCCGAGTCAATGAAATTAGTGCTTGAACGTACTGATAACAAGCTTCCTGTGGAAAAAATCGTTATTATAATAGACATATATCTGGATTTTATATTGTATTACGGCTATAAATTTGTTAAATATTTTCTTTCACTGTCTTTGGAAAATGAGATGTTTGCTGCTCCTCCGGGTGCACTTGACACTTTTTTGAGAGTTTATATTTCCGAGGCATTTGAAGGTGGTTACTTTAACTCAAAATATGATATTGATTATGTTTACAGAGTTATTTACTCATCATTGCGCGGAGCTACATTTGACTGGTGTATGAATATGGGGAAAAATGATCTTCGTGCTGATTATACCGCTACATTAAACATATTACTTGATGAATTTACAAAGAAATAA